The sequence ACGATGACGCCGCGGTGATAAGGCGGCAGCGCGTCGAGCGCCGCCTGGAGGCGCCCGGCGATTTCCTGCCGCCGGACGACGTCGACGGGGTCGGACCCGTCGACCTTGCTGAGGAGAGGAAACTCGGCCTCCGGCCCTTCGTCGGCGTCGAAGCGTTCCTCGTCGATCTCGACGAGCTGCCGCCCGGGCTTGCGAATGAGGTCGATGCTGAGGTTCGTGATGATGCGGTAGAGCCAGGTGAAGAAGCTCGAACCGCCCTGGAAGCTGGGGAGGCCTTTGTAGACGCGGAGAAAGGCGTCTTGAACGAGCTCGCGAGCGTCGTTCTCGTCACGCACGAGGGAGAGGGCGATGGCGAAGGCACGCCGCTGATGACGCTCGACCAGCTGCCGGAAGGCAGCGGTGTCGCCTTGTTGTGCCTTCGCGATGAGCCCACGGTCTTCCTCCGCCTCACGGATGCGTGCTTGCTTGGCGTTGGACGCGTCGGCTGCGCGCTGATTCAACGTCGCGGAAGGAGGTGGCACCTTCGAGGGGGAGACCGCACGCGAGTCGGCTTCCTCCGACTCCGGCGCCTCGCTCGGCGGCGGCGCGCTCGCGGGCGCGGCCGCGTCCCGGCCCTCGTCCACGCCGGACGGCTCCGCGTTCGCCGTGGGCGGCGGGGTGGGCTCGGAGGCGATGGCCATTCGCGGACTTAGCCTAAACCACGCGCGTGGTCCGCGGCTACCGTGGTCACTCGCGACGGAACAAGGGGTCGCCGAGGCCGTCCGGCACCGCGGGCCGGGGGGGAGGAGCGGCTCGCCGCGGCTCCTTCAGCTCGCCGAGCGTGATCGGGAGCTCCAGCGTCTGGCCGTCGCGCGTGACCTTGAGGGTCACGGTCTTGCCGACCCCCGCCGTGCTCGCCTTCCACTGGAGGAGGGAGCTCCGGTCGACCGGCTGACCATCGAACGCGACGATGAGGTCCCCGTTCTGGAGCTTCGCCTTGTCGGCGGGACCGCCGGGCTCGACGTCCTCGACGAGGACTCCCTTGAGGTCGCCGAGCTTCAGCTTCGTCTTCTGATCGGGCGTCAGGTAGCGCGAGTCGACGATCTTGATGCCGATCGCGCTCCGCGTGATCTTCCCGTCCTTCATCAGGGTCGGGAGGATCGTCTTGATCATGTTGATCGGGATCGCGAACCCGATCCCCTGCGCGCCGCCGCCGCGGACCGCGGTGTTCATGCCGATGACCTCGCCGCGGAGGTTCAGGAGCGGCCCGCCCGAG is a genomic window of Labilithrix sp. containing:
- a CDS encoding sigma-70 family RNA polymerase sigma factor, translating into MAIASEPTPPPTANAEPSGVDEGRDAAAPASAPPPSEAPESEEADSRAVSPSKVPPPSATLNQRAADASNAKQARIREAEEDRGLIAKAQQGDTAAFRQLVERHQRRAFAIALSLVRDENDARELVQDAFLRVYKGLPSFQGGSSFFTWLYRIITNLSIDLIRKPGRQLVEIDEERFDADEGPEAEFPLLSKVDGSDPVDVVRRQEIAGRLQAALDALPPYHRGVIVMREIEGLSYEEMATAMGVSKGTIMSRLFHARQKLQKALADCYEEQIGKVPTAGSTQDGEEA